Genomic window (Pseudomonas sp. L5B5):
ACCGGTGTGTTCGTGCGTGGCAAGTACTGGTATGACTTCAAGCTCAAAGACGAAGACATGGACTTCAAGAACATCAGCGACAGCAACCGCAAGGAAGGCGCCAAGTCCTCCGGCGGGCAGATCCTCGATGCCTTCGTCTATCACAACTACTCCATCGGCGATGAGCCGGGTTCGGTGCGCCTGGGCAAGCAGGTGGTGAGCTGGGGCGAAAGCACCTTCATCGGCGGCGGCATCAACTCGATCAACCCGATCGACGTCTCGGCGTTCCGCCGTCCTGGTGCCGAAGTCAAGGAAGGCCTGATTCCGGTCAACATGTTCTACATCTCCCAGAACCTGACCGAGAACCTGTCGGCCGAAGCCTTCTACCAGCTGGAATGGGACCAGACCGTCACCGACAACTGCGGGACCTTCTTCTCGCAGCCGGACAACATTTCCGATGGTTGCGATGACAACCTGCGGCTGCTGGCCAAGCGCTCGACCATTGCCGCCACGGCTCCGGGCCGGGCCGCCCTGGCAGGGATGCAGGCCTTTGGCGTCGACACCAACGAAGAAGGCACCCTGGTACGCCGCAGCGGCGATCGCGATGCCCGTGACGGCGGCCAGTTCGGCGTGGCTTTCCGCTACAACTTCGAGCCGCTGGACACCGAGTTCGGCGCCTACTTCATGAACTACCACAGCCGTGCGCCGATCTTCAGCGCCACTGCAGCTCCGCAGTCGGCCTATACCATGGCCCCGGCCTTCGGCACGCTGGCTCCGGTATGGATCGCCGGCAACTCGAAGTACTTCGTCGAGTACCCCGAGGATATCCGCCTGTATGGCCTGAGCTTCTCCACCACCCTGCCTACGGGGACCGCATGGAGCGGCGAGATCAGCTACCGGCCGAACGCGCCTGTCCAGCTCAACTCCACCGATATCCTGTATTCCGCCGTGCGTCCGTTGAAAGGCGCCTTCACCAATGCTTCGTTGCTGGAGGGTATCCCGGGGCAGGATCTCAATGGCTATCGTCGCAAGGAAATCACCCAGTTCCAGACCACGCTCACCCATTTCTTCGATCAAGTCATGGGCGCCAGTCGCTTGACCCTGGTGGGTGAACTGGGCATCACCCGCGTGGGCGGCCTGGAAAGCAAATCGAAAGTACGTTACGGCCGTGATCCAGTGTTCGGACCAGGCGAGTTGCCAGCCACGTTCGGGCAGAACACCTGCGCCGGGCTCAACAACACCACCATCGTCGGTGCGGGTCCGGGCGCGGATGCCAGCAACGTCACCAGCAACTGCAACAACGATGGCTTCACCACGACCACTTCCTGGGGTTACCGCGGCCGGGCCATCTGGGAATACCCGGATGTATTCGCCGGTGTGAACCTCAAGCCCAACGTGGCCTGGTCCCATGACGTCAAGGGTTACTCCCCAGGTCCTGGCGGCAACTTCGAGGAAGGTCGCAAGGCCATCAGCCTGGGGCTGGACGCCGAGTACCAGAACACCTACACCGCGAGCCTGGCCTACACCAACTTCTTCGGTGGCGACTACAGCACCGTGGATGACCGGGACTTCCTCGCCTTGAGCGTTGGCGTGAACTTCTAAGCACACTGTATTTTCAGGAAGAACAACAATATGAAAGTCACCAAGAGTCTGTTGCACATCGGTGTGCTGGGCCTGTCGCTCCTGGCCTCGGGGGTCATGGCCGCAGTATCGGCCGATGAGGCCGCCAAGCTGGGGACCAGCCTGACGCCGATGGGCGCCGAGACGGCTGGCAACGCCGCCGGCACCATCCCGGCCTGGAAGCCGCTGGCCACCAATGCCGGCAGCGTGGACAGCAAGGGTTTCCTGTCCAACCCCTATGGCAATGAACAACCGCTGTTCATCATCACCGCGCAGAACGTCGAGCAGTACAAGGACAAGCTGGCGCCGGGGCAATACGCGATGCTCAAGCGCTACCCGGACAGCTACAAGATGCCGGTGTACCCCTCCCACCGCGGTGCCACCGTGCCGGCCGATGTGTTTGCGGCCATCAAGCGCAACGCCACCAAGACCAACCTGGTGTCCGGCGGCAACGGCCTGGAGAACTTCGAAAGCGCGATTCCGTTCCCGATTCCCAAGAGCGGCGTGGAAGTGATCTGGAACCACATCACCCGCTATCGCGGGGGCAGCGTGACTCGCCTGGTGACCCAGGCCACGCCACAGGCCAATGGCTCCTATAGCCTGGTGTACTTCCAGGACCAGTTCGTGTTCCGCGACAAGATGAAGGACTATGACCCGAAAAACCCGGGCAACATCCTGTTCTACTTCAAGCAGAAGGTAACCGCTCCGGCGCGTCTGGCCGGTGGTGTGCTGCTGGTGCATGAAACCCTGGATCAGGTGAAGGAACCACGCTCGGCCTGGGTCTACAACGCCGGCCAGCGCCGCGTGCGTCGAGCCCCGCAAGTCTCCTATGACGGCCCGGGCACCGCTGCCGACGGTCTGCGGACCTCCGACAACCTGGACATGTACAACGGCGCCCCGGATCGCTACGACTGGAAGCTGGAAGGCAAAAAGGAAATTTACATCGCCTCCAACAGCTACAAGATCGATTCGCCGACCCTCAAGTACGCCGACATCATCAAGGCCGGGCACATCAACCAGGACCTGGCTCGCTACGAGCTGCGCCGGGTCTGGCATGTGGTCGCGACCCTGAAGGAAGGCCAGCGCCACATCTACGCCAAGCGTGACTTCTACATCGACGAAGACACCTGGCAGGCCGCGGTGATCGACCATTACGACGGTCGTGGCCAGCTGTGGCGCGTGGCCGAGGCCCATGGCGAGGACTACTACGACAAGCAAGTGCCCTGGTACGCCCTGGAAACCCTCTACGACCTGCAGTCCGGCCGCTACCTGGCGTTGGGCATGAAGAACGAAGAGAAGCAGGCGTATGACTTCGGCTTCACCGCGACCACGAGCGATTTCACTCCGGCCGCGCTGCGCCAGGACGGCGTTCGCTGATTCGCGTTACCCCTTAGAGGCCGCATCCTCAAAATTGCCCCGACTGGTTCGGGGCTTTTTTTTGCCCGTAGGACCGGTACTGGCTCGCTGGCGTAGAAATCGGTGGCAACGCGACTATCTTTCTCGGGGACACCAAAGAGCCGATCTAAATAGATAAAGGAAATATCACCCGATAATTCGGAGATATCTGACCGATTTGGTCATAGTCTTTTTTTCGTGAATGGTCGCAAAAATCTTCAACAGGTGGCCTTTTACCGCTAGTCTGCGGACATCTACTACGCCGACAACCGTACACCAATAAGAGTTGGCCATGACTGATCTGTTTTCCCTCAAACGGTCTGACAACGCAGTGCTTCCTGCGCTGGAGGGGCGTTTCTACCGGCCACCATTGCCTGATGGTTATGTGTCGCGGCCGCGCCTTTGCGAGCGTTTGAAGGGAGGGCTGAAAGGGCGGTTGCTGCTGGTCTCGGCACCGGCCGGGTTTGGCAAGAGCTCGCTGGCGGTGGAGTTCTGCCAGAACCTGCCGGGGAACTGGCAGAGCCTGTGGCTGGGGTTGAGTCGTCGGGACAGCGACCCCGGGCGTTTCCTCGAGCGGCTGCTGGCCGGGCTGCAACAGTATTTTCCGCAACTGGGTCGACAATCCCTGGGCCTGCTGAAAATGCGCCAGCGTCACCAGCCGTTTGCCTTCGAGGAGTGGCTGGATGGCTTGCTGGACGAGTTGGCGGAGCAACTGTCGAGTGCCAATCCCTTATTGCTGGTCCTGGACGACTATCACCTGGCCCAGGGGCCGGTCCTGGATCGCTGCCTGCAGTTTTTCCTCAATCACTTGCCCGACGGCCTGCTGGTGATGGTCACCAGCAGGCAGCGCCCGGATTGGCATCTGGCGCGCCTGCGGTTGTCGCGGCAACTGCTGGAGCTGCATGAACAGGACCTGCGCCTGACCCATGACGAATCCCTGAGCCTGCTGGATCGGCACAGCAGTGCCTTGCGTGGCGAAGCCCTGGAAAACCTGATCGAGCGCAGCGAGGGCTGGGTCGCGGGCTTGCGTTTCTGGCTGCTGGCGGCTTCCGAGGCCGGTGCCGTGGGTACCCTGCCCCAGGGCTTGCATGGCGGGGAGGGGTTGATTCGCGACTACCTGCTCGAAGAGGTCATTGACTGCCTGCCCGCCGAGGTCCAGGCCTTCCTGTACGACACCGCGCCGCAGGAACGCTTCTGCGCCGAGCTCTGCGATGCCTTGCGCGAGGCCCATGACAGCGCCGAGATCCTGGGCTTCCTGCAAGCGCACCAGGTATTTCTGGTTCCGCTGGACGAGCACGGGCACTGGTACCGTTACCACCATCTGTTTTCCGACCTGTTGCGCAGCCGCCCGCCCGCCAGTGCCCTGGTGCCGGCCGCCAGCCTGCACCTGCGAGCCTGTCGCTGGTTCAATGCCCAGGGGCTGCTGGATGAAGCGGTAGAGCAGGCGCTGCGTGCCGGGCACCTGGACGTGGCTGCCAACCTGGTACAGAACCTGTCCGAGGAGCAACTGCTGGCAGAGCAGAACGTCGGCATGCTGCTGCGCTGGAAAATGGACCTGCCCGACAGCCTGCTGATCAGCACGCCGCGCCTGATCGTGCTTTATAGCTGGGCCCTGGGCCTGGCCTGCCAGCTGGATGCGGCCGAGGAACTGGCGGCCCACCTGAGCCGGTTCCTGCCGGCGCCTTCGGCCACCGCGCAAAAGTCGATGCTGGCGCAATGGCTGGCCTTGAGCGGGATCATCGCGCGCGGGCGCGGCCAGCGGGAAAAGACCCTGGCCTACTGCGGGGAAGCCCTGGAAAGCCTGCCCCACAAGCGTTATGGACAACGGCTGATGTGCTTGTCGACCTTGTCCAACCTGGCCATCACCGATGCCGACCTGTGGCGCGCCCGCGGCCTCAACCGCGAGTCTCTGGAGCTGGCGCAACGGGTTGGCAATCCGCTGTTCGAAGCCCTGGCCCATTACGATCGGGCGCGGGTGCTGCAGGCGCGGGGCGAGATCTTGCGGGCGATGGACGAAGTTCAGCAGGGGTTGCAACGCCTGCAGGGGTTGTCGGCGCAGCGGCTGTACGCGGTGCGGGCACGCCTGACCCTGTACGAAGGTTACCTTTTGACCTTGCGCCTGCAGTCCGACGCCGGCCTGGCCAGGCTGCAGGCCGGGCTGGTGGAGGCCAGGGCCTGCCGCGACATCAGTGTGCTGATCGGCCATTGCGTGATCGCCAAGCAGGAGGGCATGCGAGGAGAGTTTGCCCGGGCCTTTGCCGAACTGGCCGAGGCCGAGCGCCTGATGCACATCTGGGATGTGCCGCCGATCTACTACCTGGCGATGATCACCCTGGTGAAGTGCGAGCTCTGGCTGACCCAGGGCCGAACCGACCTGGCCGAGGCCTGGCTGGCCCGCCTGGGACAGACCTACACGGGAGGGCAGGCGGCAGCTCCACCGGAGTTTCATCCGCAGTTGCCGCTGCACATCGAGTTGCAGCAAGCGAGGCTGGAAAGCATCAAGGGCGACAGTGCCAGGGCCGAGCAGCGCCTGGAGCGGTTGGTGGAACATGGGCAAAACAGCGGCCGGCAATTGTTGTGTGCGATGGCCCTGACCCAGAAGACCGCGCTGCTGTTGACACTGGGTCGCGGCCCCGAGGCACGCCAGGACTTCGCCCTGGCCCTGGAGGCGGCCGTGGGTGGGGTGTTGCAGCCTTTCGAGGGGTTGCTCATCCAGCATCCAGGCTGGATGCGCGAGCAGTTGGAGCAAGGTCCCGGCACCGCGCTGACCCAGACCTTGCTCGAACGCCTGCCTGCGGCACCTCGCGAGCTGCATGAGGCCAGTACCCACAGCGAGTACCTCAGTTCCCGTGAGTTGGCGGTGCTGCAACTGATCGCTCGAGGTTGCTCCAACCAGGAGATCAGCGAACGGCTGTTCATTTCCCTGCATACCGTGAAAACCCACGCCAGCCATATCAACAGCAAGCTGGGCGTGGAGCGTCGTACCCAGGCGGTGGCCAGGGCCCAGGAGCTGGGCTTGCTGGGCTAGGGCGCGGCGAGCGGTCAGCGGGCCAGGTGCTGCTTGCAGTAATCGGCGAACAGGCGCGCGGGCTTGGTCAGCTGTCCGCGCTTGAGCCAGGCCGCCACGAGCCCCGAGCCGGTCACGTCTTCGACGATGTCCACGCAGACTACCGGCATGCCGTCGTAGGAACATTGGCAGTGAGGGCGGGTCACCAGGATCGAGAAGCCGAAGCCCTGGCCCACCATGCCCCGAACCATCTCGATGGAAGGAGAGCTGAAGGCGATCTGCGGGGTCAGGCCGAGTTCTTCGAACAGGCTGACGAAGTAGGTCCGGCTCGGTTGCACGTCCAGCAGGATCATGGGTTCCAGGCTCAGGTCCCGCAGTGATACCTGGGCCTGCTGGGCGTAGCGGTGGTCGGCCGGCAGCAGGGCATAGGGGCGCTGCGGCGGCATCAGCTGTTCGGTCTCGATGGTGCCGTCCAGTTCGTGTTCGTACAGGATCACCAGGTCGTAGGCGCCGCCGGTCAGGCCTTGCACCAGTTCCTGTTGTTCGCCGTCGCGAATGCGGATTTCCACCCCGGGATAGAGCGCGCTGAATCCGGCGATCAGTTGTGGCAGGTACAGGGGGGCGACAGTTTCGAAGCAGCCGATATCGATCTGTCCGCAGACCACGTCGTTGTCCGCCAGGGCGTTCTGTTCGAACTCCTTGGCCATGCGCAACAGTTCCTGGGCCTTGCGGTAGAAGCGTGCGCCGCTGGGGGTCAGGGAAACGCCCTGGGCATGGTGACGGATGAGCAGTTGCACGCCAAAGCTGTCTTCCAGGCCCTTGATGGCCGTGGAGATCGACGGCTGGGCGATGTACAGCTTGCGCGAGGCCTCGGCGACGCTGCCACATTCGACGGTGGTGATGAAGTACTTCAACTGACGCAGGTTGTAGGCGGCCACGGCGAACCTCGTTCTTTGCCTGGGGCGCAAGGAGAGGGCGGGTCGAGTGGAGTGCATCGCGGGTCGGGGCTGGCTCGATGCATGCCGCTCACGCACTGGCAGGCCTCCCAAGCGCGATTCTTGTCCTCCCACAATACCCACAAGCGATGCTGTGCAGGGGGAACTTCCCCCAGCTTTTTCATCGTTTGCGAGCATATTTTTCCTCGCTTTGCAGGGCGGCTAGGACGACTCCCGTGGCTCGTTGCCTTCGTCTGCTGGAAGCCCTTCGTCAGCCGGGGCGGCTTCGAATGCCAGGGTGACGATGTAGCACTGTTCTTCGACGATCACTTCGATGTGCCAGCCCAGGCGTGCCGACAGCTGACGCATCAACTCCAGGCCCAGGCCGTAGCCGAAGTCGCTGGACGTCTCGCTCTGCTGGGTGTCGCGAATACGGTTGACCAGGCGCAGTTGCGGGTAGCCGAAGCTGATTTCGACGATACCGTCGTCGGCGTACTGCAGGGCGTTGCGCAGAAAATTGCCCACCACGATGCGACAGGCGGTAAGCGGCAGGCGACAGGGTTCATCACTGACGTCGAGGATCAGTTCGATGTCCCGCGTGCCGATCAGATAGCGATGCTCCTGGATCAGGTCGTTGACCAGCCCGCTCATGTCGATGGGTTCCTCGGGCAAAGGCTCGGGCAACTCGCGGCTCATCCACAGCAGGGTTTCGGCGATGCGCTGCATGTTCAGCACGGAGCGCTCGATTCGTTGCAGCGGTGGTGGCAGAACCCCGCCGGATTGCAGGGCCAGGAGTTCGATATTGGCCTTGAGCACTGCCAGCGGCGTGCGCAGTTCGTGGCTGGTGTAGCGCAGCAGGCGACCTTCGCGCACGCTGGCGGCCTGTACTTGTTCGACGCTTTGGGCCAGGGCATTTGCCAACATGTTGAACTCCTTGAAACCGAAATTCGGACGCTCACCGGACACGGCCTCGGGGTCCTTGAGGGTGGTGGACCACTGGGCCAGCCGCCCCAGGGGCCGGACCACCCACCAGACCAGCAGCGCGATGATCAACAGGGCCGGTATGAACACCGCGAGGCTGATGAAGATGATGCCGCTCATCTCATGGTCCAGGTAGGCGTCGGAGAGCGGGGTCTCCACTTCTCCGCCTTCTTCCTGGTCATGGTCGATGTCGTACATGTACAGGGTCTTGCCGTCGCTCAAGGGCTGGGCGAGGACGGCCCGGCCTTCGTCTTCGTCGTCGGAGTCCAGGTCGCCGAACACCTGCACCGCACCGAAGGACATGCTGGGCGGGGTGTCGAGCATCTGGCGGATCTTCTCGGGCAACGCCTCCTTGCCGATGACGCTGGTATAGAAGTAGTTGTGCGGTGGCGGCGTATCGGGGTTCTTGGCGTAGTGCCTGGCAAAGTACTGGGCTTCCTCTTCCATCATCGCGCTGGCGGTATAGAGCAGGCCGCGCACGCTGTACTGGGGCAGCAGCAGGCTGTAGATCAGCAGCACGATGGCGATCAACAGCAGGAAGCTGCTGCTGATCACCCACTTCAGAGCCAGACCCTTATGCATGGGACCTCAACTGTATGCCGACGCCGGGGAGGGTATGGATCAGCGGCTGGTCGAAGGACTTGTCCACGGTCTTGCGCAGCCGGTGCATGTGCACCTTGAGAGTGTTGCTGTCCGGCGGCTCGTCGCCCCAGATTGTCGCTTCCAGGCGCTCGCGGCTGACTGGCTCGGGGCTGGCGCGCATCAGGCACTCCAGCAAGGTCCAGCAGATGGGCGACAGGTGCAGGTCCTGGCCGGCCCGGCTGACCCTGCGGGTGGTCAGTTCCATGACCAGGTCGGCCACCTGCAGGCGGCTGGCCTGGCCGCTGCGCCGCACGCTCAGGGCGCGGATCCGGGCGACCAGTTCGGCCAGCTCGAAGGGCTTGACCAGGTAGTCGTCGGCACCGGCGGCGAAGCTGGCCAGTTTGTCCGCCAGGGCATCGAGCGAGGTGAGCATCAGGATCGGGGTCTGGCTGCCCTGCTGGCGCAGTTTCGCGCACAGCTGCTGGCCGTCCAGGCGCGGCAGCATGATGTCCAGGAGGATCACGTCGTAGTGCTGGTTGAGTGCCAGGTTAAGGCCTGTCTGGCCATTGCTGGCGTGATCGCAGACGATACCGCTGATCTCCAGGTATTCGATGACGGTGTTGGCCAGGTCGAGGTTGTCCTCGACCAGCAGCAGGTTGATGTGCACGGGAATGTCCCTCGGGGCCGGCGTTGCTCATTGCTGCGAAGAATAGCGAACTCCGACCGGGCTCCGTCGATGTTTACCTGGTGTTAACCGGCGGATAGCTAGTCTGCAAACCTACTTTTCTCGAGCGTGGCGCCGCCATGAACCTGTCTTCGGTGATCAGAGGCATCCTGCTGGTCTTGATCCTCCTGGGCCTGATGGCCTTTGTCCTGCCTTCCAGGGCGCCCTTGGTGCGCATGGGTGAGGGCGGGCCGCTGAGCTGGTTCCTGATTGGGCAGAACGCCGAACGTGCAGGTCAGGATTATGTCGCCAGCGCATTGTGATGAAGCCAGCTACACCGATCAGTTGGTGTTGTGCCTGGTGTTGATACTGTGTATCTCGGTTTCCCTGGGCGTCTACATCGTGCGTTTCAACGCGCAGGTCGATAAGCAGCGCGAACTGTCCCCGGTGCACCTGCTCGAGTGTGGCCAGGGACGCGGAGCCTTTATCGTCGATACTTATGGCCACCGCAGCAGCAGTGACAATTGCTACCTGGTCGAAGACGACAGCTAGTTCGCAGGCGCAGGGTTCTCCGTCGAGTTCGAGCGCAAGATGCGTGGTTCTTGTGTTCGAACTCCGATTTATAGTGAGGGACATCAGGGCTGGAGCTCCACAAGGAGGCCGGTCCGATTCCCTTGGCGGATTGAAGGAGTCCCCGACATGTCCTGTGTATTCAAGATCATCCCCTCTCCCGTGGGAGAGCTGACCCTGGTGGCCAGGGGCGCGAAGCTTGCCGCGATTCTCTGGGAACAGGAGCGCCAGAACCGGGTGCGCCTCGGCCCGCTCGAGCAAGCCCCGGAGCATCCACAGCTGCTGGAAACCGAGCGACAGTTGCGGGAATACTTCGCCGGTACGCGCAAGCGCTTCGACCTCGAACTGGACTTCCTCGGTACAGAGTTCCAGTGCAAGGTCTGGCAGGCGCTACTGACCATTCCGTTCGGTGAAACCCGCAGCTACAGCCAGATCGCCCGGCAGATCGGCAACCCCAGCGCCGTGCGTGCGGTGGGCGCGGCCAATGGGCGCAATCCGATCTCCATCGTCACTCCCTGCCATCGAGTGATCGGCGCTTCGGGCAGCCTTACCGGTTTTGCCGGGGGGCTCGAAGCCAAGCAGTTCCTGTTGGCGCTCGAAGGTGGGGAAACGCTGCCACTGGCGTTCTGAATGAGCAGGGGCGGCTGTTGTGCCAGAATGTCCTTTCGTTTTTCTGGAACATTCCCATGGACGCCGCCAAACCCAACCTTATCCGCGAAACCTTCCCTGTCGGGCCGTTGCAGTGCAACTGCACGATCATCGGCGATCCGTTGACCGGCAAAGCCATCGTTGTCGATCCGGGCGGCAACCCGGACCTGATCATGGCGCGCCTCGATGCCCTGGGCCTGAAGGTGGTCAGCATTATCCATACCCATGCCCACCTGGATCATTTCCTGGCTTCGGGGCAGATGAAGGAAAAAACCGGCGCCACCTTGCACCTGCACAAGGATGACCAGTTCCTCTGGGACAACCTGGAAATGCAATGCAGCATGTTCGGCGTGCCCTATACTCCGGTGCCGTCTCCGGACCGCTGGCTGGGCGATGACGAGGAGCTGGCCTGCGGTTGCGGTGTGGCCCTGCACACGCCGGGACATACGCCAGGCTCCATGAGCTTTTGGTTTTCCGAGGCTAAGCTTCTGATTACCGGCGACACGCTGTTCAAGCGCGGGGTCGGACGTACGGATCTGTGGGGTGGCGACCAAGCGACCCTGGTGCGCTCGATCAAGCAGCGTCTGTATACCCTCGATGAAGACGCCACAGTGGTTGCCGGGCACGGTCCAGACACGCGGCTGGGCGATGAGAT
Coding sequences:
- a CDS encoding DUF1302 domain-containing protein; protein product: MTSANQFWRRAKLPLAVGLASTLAGPAFGVTFNIGEIEGSFDSSLSLGASWSTAGRNKDLIGVNNGGKGLSQTTDDGHLNFNKGQTFSKIFKGIHDLELKYGDTGVFVRGKYWYDFKLKDEDMDFKNISDSNRKEGAKSSGGQILDAFVYHNYSIGDEPGSVRLGKQVVSWGESTFIGGGINSINPIDVSAFRRPGAEVKEGLIPVNMFYISQNLTENLSAEAFYQLEWDQTVTDNCGTFFSQPDNISDGCDDNLRLLAKRSTIAATAPGRAALAGMQAFGVDTNEEGTLVRRSGDRDARDGGQFGVAFRYNFEPLDTEFGAYFMNYHSRAPIFSATAAPQSAYTMAPAFGTLAPVWIAGNSKYFVEYPEDIRLYGLSFSTTLPTGTAWSGEISYRPNAPVQLNSTDILYSAVRPLKGAFTNASLLEGIPGQDLNGYRRKEITQFQTTLTHFFDQVMGASRLTLVGELGITRVGGLESKSKVRYGRDPVFGPGELPATFGQNTCAGLNNTTIVGAGPGADASNVTSNCNNDGFTTTTSWGYRGRAIWEYPDVFAGVNLKPNVAWSHDVKGYSPGPGGNFEEGRKAISLGLDAEYQNTYTASLAYTNFFGGDYSTVDDRDFLALSVGVNF
- a CDS encoding DUF1329 domain-containing protein — protein: MKVTKSLLHIGVLGLSLLASGVMAAVSADEAAKLGTSLTPMGAETAGNAAGTIPAWKPLATNAGSVDSKGFLSNPYGNEQPLFIITAQNVEQYKDKLAPGQYAMLKRYPDSYKMPVYPSHRGATVPADVFAAIKRNATKTNLVSGGNGLENFESAIPFPIPKSGVEVIWNHITRYRGGSVTRLVTQATPQANGSYSLVYFQDQFVFRDKMKDYDPKNPGNILFYFKQKVTAPARLAGGVLLVHETLDQVKEPRSAWVYNAGQRRVRRAPQVSYDGPGTAADGLRTSDNLDMYNGAPDRYDWKLEGKKEIYIASNSYKIDSPTLKYADIIKAGHINQDLARYELRRVWHVVATLKEGQRHIYAKRDFYIDEDTWQAAVIDHYDGRGQLWRVAEAHGEDYYDKQVPWYALETLYDLQSGRYLALGMKNEEKQAYDFGFTATTSDFTPAALRQDGVR
- a CDS encoding LuxR C-terminal-related transcriptional regulator; translated protein: MTDLFSLKRSDNAVLPALEGRFYRPPLPDGYVSRPRLCERLKGGLKGRLLLVSAPAGFGKSSLAVEFCQNLPGNWQSLWLGLSRRDSDPGRFLERLLAGLQQYFPQLGRQSLGLLKMRQRHQPFAFEEWLDGLLDELAEQLSSANPLLLVLDDYHLAQGPVLDRCLQFFLNHLPDGLLVMVTSRQRPDWHLARLRLSRQLLELHEQDLRLTHDESLSLLDRHSSALRGEALENLIERSEGWVAGLRFWLLAASEAGAVGTLPQGLHGGEGLIRDYLLEEVIDCLPAEVQAFLYDTAPQERFCAELCDALREAHDSAEILGFLQAHQVFLVPLDEHGHWYRYHHLFSDLLRSRPPASALVPAASLHLRACRWFNAQGLLDEAVEQALRAGHLDVAANLVQNLSEEQLLAEQNVGMLLRWKMDLPDSLLISTPRLIVLYSWALGLACQLDAAEELAAHLSRFLPAPSATAQKSMLAQWLALSGIIARGRGQREKTLAYCGEALESLPHKRYGQRLMCLSTLSNLAITDADLWRARGLNRESLELAQRVGNPLFEALAHYDRARVLQARGEILRAMDEVQQGLQRLQGLSAQRLYAVRARLTLYEGYLLTLRLQSDAGLARLQAGLVEARACRDISVLIGHCVIAKQEGMRGEFARAFAELAEAERLMHIWDVPPIYYLAMITLVKCELWLTQGRTDLAEAWLARLGQTYTGGQAAAPPEFHPQLPLHIELQQARLESIKGDSARAEQRLERLVEHGQNSGRQLLCAMALTQKTALLLTLGRGPEARQDFALALEAAVGGVLQPFEGLLIQHPGWMREQLEQGPGTALTQTLLERLPAAPRELHEASTHSEYLSSRELAVLQLIARGCSNQEISERLFISLHTVKTHASHINSKLGVERRTQAVARAQELGLLG
- a CDS encoding LysR family transcriptional regulator; its protein translation is MAAYNLRQLKYFITTVECGSVAEASRKLYIAQPSISTAIKGLEDSFGVQLLIRHHAQGVSLTPSGARFYRKAQELLRMAKEFEQNALADNDVVCGQIDIGCFETVAPLYLPQLIAGFSALYPGVEIRIRDGEQQELVQGLTGGAYDLVILYEHELDGTIETEQLMPPQRPYALLPADHRYAQQAQVSLRDLSLEPMILLDVQPSRTYFVSLFEELGLTPQIAFSSPSIEMVRGMVGQGFGFSILVTRPHCQCSYDGMPVVCVDIVEDVTGSGLVAAWLKRGQLTKPARLFADYCKQHLAR
- a CDS encoding sensor histidine kinase yields the protein MHKGLALKWVISSSFLLLIAIVLLIYSLLLPQYSVRGLLYTASAMMEEEAQYFARHYAKNPDTPPPHNYFYTSVIGKEALPEKIRQMLDTPPSMSFGAVQVFGDLDSDDEDEGRAVLAQPLSDGKTLYMYDIDHDQEEGGEVETPLSDAYLDHEMSGIIFISLAVFIPALLIIALLVWWVVRPLGRLAQWSTTLKDPEAVSGERPNFGFKEFNMLANALAQSVEQVQAASVREGRLLRYTSHELRTPLAVLKANIELLALQSGGVLPPPLQRIERSVLNMQRIAETLLWMSRELPEPLPEEPIDMSGLVNDLIQEHRYLIGTRDIELILDVSDEPCRLPLTACRIVVGNFLRNALQYADDGIVEISFGYPQLRLVNRIRDTQQSETSSDFGYGLGLELMRQLSARLGWHIEVIVEEQCYIVTLAFEAAPADEGLPADEGNEPRESS
- a CDS encoding response regulator transcription factor; protein product: MHINLLLVEDNLDLANTVIEYLEISGIVCDHASNGQTGLNLALNQHYDVILLDIMLPRLDGQQLCAKLRQQGSQTPILMLTSLDALADKLASFAAGADDYLVKPFELAELVARIRALSVRRSGQASRLQVADLVMELTTRRVSRAGQDLHLSPICWTLLECLMRASPEPVSRERLEATIWGDEPPDSNTLKVHMHRLRKTVDKSFDQPLIHTLPGVGIQLRSHA
- a CDS encoding methylated-DNA--[protein]-cysteine S-methyltransferase encodes the protein MSCVFKIIPSPVGELTLVARGAKLAAILWEQERQNRVRLGPLEQAPEHPQLLETERQLREYFAGTRKRFDLELDFLGTEFQCKVWQALLTIPFGETRSYSQIARQIGNPSAVRAVGAANGRNPISIVTPCHRVIGASGSLTGFAGGLEAKQFLLALEGGETLPLAF
- a CDS encoding MBL fold metallo-hydrolase, coding for MDAAKPNLIRETFPVGPLQCNCTIIGDPLTGKAIVVDPGGNPDLIMARLDALGLKVVSIIHTHAHLDHFLASGQMKEKTGATLHLHKDDQFLWDNLEMQCSMFGVPYTPVPSPDRWLGDDEELACGCGVALHTPGHTPGSMSFWFSEAKLLITGDTLFKRGVGRTDLWGGDQATLVRSIKQRLYTLDEDATVVAGHGPDTRLGDEMRQNPFVRA